The Desulfobacterales bacterium genome includes the window ACCCCGCCTTCTGCCATGGCGGTTCCGGGTAACGAGGTGGCATCCGTCTGCCCGGTCAAAGAAACGCGAATACAGCCATCCGCCTCCACGCCCAGTTGCATATCAAGTATATTTTCCGCGACCGGTTGAAACCCGCCCGAATTGACACGTCGTTTCAATACCGGCCGGCCCTTGGTGTGCCGCCTGAATTGCGGGTCATTCACAGCGTTGAACACGGTGTAAGTGACCATGCTGATCTCCCCAATCACGGTTCCCGCCGGAAAATATTTTTCGCATGGCTGATTTCCTAAAAGCGCCGGATCCGTATCAATTTCCAATTCTTTTTTCACGATTCCCGTAACCCGCGCATAGACCGGCTCCTCCCCCAGCCGAAAAATGTCACCCGGCATAAATTGTTCTTTCAATTTGCTTTCGGACAGCACCGTGGTGAGGCGCGTGCCGGAAGCCGGCAAGAAAAGCGTGGTGGGATTGCTATTCGTAGGCACCGTCGAGAGAAAGCTGATCATATCCGGCTCGTTTTCCTCGCCCAACGTGATCTTCGGGTTATGGTCCATTCTCACACGAAGGGGTGAGTTAACGATAAATGCGTCGGGAATCCAGTCTGAAAGATGCTGCACCAGGGTATCGCCGGCGGCATAACAGCCTGCCTCGGTCAACTCCCGCTTCAGGGTATTCATGGCAAAGCGAAGGTTCTGATCCCGTTCCTGAACCAAATATGCCCGTTCATAAGCCCGCTGCTCGGACGCAAAAAACGAATAGAGGCCCCCCGTAAGAATGCTCAAGATGAGCATTGCCACCAGTATTTCAACCAATGTCAGGCCGTTGGATCCGCAGTCGGTAGAGGGCTGTATCTGAGCCATCGTGATTTTTTCCTTAAAGCTTCCCAGCGTCCCGGCTTCAAGTTTTTCGCTTTCGGCGAAGCCGGATTACGGCAAAATGATGGAAGCCAGCTCGACCCGGTGAGCATCACCCTCCCACCAGCTTACGGTTACAGTTATCGTTTTGCGTTGCGGATTGGCTTGCTCCGAAACCCGGACTCGCCGCTGAAACACCATCGACCCGCCCGGCACTCCGGCGCACCCGTTCGGCTCATCGCAATCGAGAATGTCTGAATAGCTGCGCGATATTATCTCTTCCATCTTGTTTTCGGCCAGGTATAGCGCCGCATCAAAATCCCGGGCGAGCTGGTTTGTGCGAAAAATCATTCCCGCCATTTGAATTGTCGCCAACATGCAAAGAGAAAAAAGCCCAAGGGCGAAAACCGCCTCCAAAAGAGAAAAACCGGACTCAGTCATCTGGTTTTGCGGCATCAGTTCGATCTTTCCATTCGAAGTTGGCCCGCGATGGCGGCGGAAATCTTGATGCGCTGATCGCGGGCTTGCGCCAGGGTGATGCTCATCAGCGTTTGCGCACCCGTGGGGCTGAAAATAATTTGGTCCTGCGTAGCGGCAATAATCCGGACACCCGGAAAATAGGCGTCGTTTTGCGGGTCCGAAAATCGCCCCTCTCGGGCTTCCGAATGCCATGCCGTGGATTGACTGGAACGATCCCCGGATTCAAGCCGGTACGTATTTTCATGAACGTCAAATATGATCCGGTGTTGTCGGTTGGTGGCAGCGGCTCTCATTTTCGCGTAAAGCATATCGCAAACAAGCCGCTGCGCGGCATGCTTGAGCCGGTAGCGGGGCAACGTCGTGTGAAAAAACCACGGCAAGACCACTGCGCTCAGGCTTGCCAGAACGGCCAGCGCAATGATCAATTCCAGCATCGTCATGGCGAGCTGGTCGTTTTTTTTCAGAATTGCGCGCATAATCGACAGATTTGCTGCCGTTTACAACTTCATCAGGGGTTAAGTTCAGATAAACACTTCAGCTCTTCCGCAAGATACCGCTTTTTTCGCATCAGATTTCTTCGCAACCGCTCGTCATGAGATCGTTTCGCCAGATGTCGTTCCATTTCGCCGATTTCTATTTTTCTGCTGCTTATTCGCTCCCGCAACCGATCGGTCGGGGATGGAAGGGATGCATCGCGGACGCCGGCCATTCCGCCCGTTGATAATCTTACGCCGGCAGAACCATTTTTAGCAGCATTTTCAGGGGACGGCACGTCACCCCGTTCCTCCTTGATTAGAAGAACAGGGTATGAATTCGATTCCTTCGGGGCAGACACATTGCTGTAAAAAGCCTCCCCTCGGTCATTTTCCCATCGATAGATGTGTTGGCAAAGCGCCGGCCGGCAATCAATCATCACGCTGACAAAAAAGAGCCACGCACTTGCGGCACGGCACCCCGCGGCAATACGGGTGATTGATCGGCAACCCTTATTATTTTTTCCCATTGCCTATTTTAACCACCAGTTTCTGACCGGGCTGAATGGCGTCATTTTCGGAAAGCTTGTTTAAACGCCGCAATTCATCCACCGTCGAATTATAGCGTCTGCTGATACTATACAGGGTTTCCTTGGCGCTAACGACATGATAAACGGGCTTGCTTACGGGCGCGGGACGCTTCTCTGCGCGAACCGGCGCAGGCGCAGGGGCGTCCTTTTTCACGGGCTGCGACGATACCTTTTTCAGCTCCGCCAAATCCCGGGCCAATTTATCCGTCATCATGGTAATGGACGCCTCCATATGCTCAAACCGATCCGCATACCGTTCAGAGATCGCCACTTGCTTTTCAAGTTTACCCACCACCCCGTTAATTTCCGGAATCGTCGCCATTTGCTCTTCCAGTCTCGCCAGTCGCTCTTCTAAAAGCGCAAACTTGGGTTCGGTTTCATCCGTTGCGTCCTTTCGGCTGAAGACAAGAAATATCAGAATGAAAAGGAGCAACAACGCGCCAATGACGATAAAAGGGGTTTCCGCACGGCTGAAAAACTTTTGAGAAACAGAGCGATTACGCCGCTTCGACGATTCGTAAGGGTTGGGTTCAAAATAATTTTCTTCCTCATCGGGTCGCATCATGCCGGGTTCATCATTAAATTCTTTATTAAATTCCTTGTCGATCATCTTATTCTTTCCCGATTAAGTGGCTTATAACACACTGCCTGCGTCTCAGTAACACGAAGGGCCGGCAAGACCGCACATCAATTTTTGATGGAAAGGCGAATCTTCGCCTGTGACTATATGGAGCGAACGCAATCAACTGGGGCGTGAAAATGTGTCTGGTTAATAAAATCAAAACCATATTCGTCATGGGTGTTTTTTCGAATCAGTCGTTTTTCCTATATAGTAACTCTTATAAAAAAGAAAGGGGAAAAATAAAAAGGCTTATGGTAAACCCTTTTTTCCGAAAAACGCATCGAATTCCTTCCAAAAACAGGCCCGAATCGCATCGGTTTCGCATAAAATTTCATGCCGGGCACCCGGCAGAATTGTAAACCGGCAATTCGGCAGGCGTAACGAAATCAAGCGTTGCGCAGACAGGGAAACAATTCGGTCCTTCTGCGCACAGATCATTAACAAGGGCGTTTGTATACGCTCCGCCTCCCCTTTTCGCTTCAACCGGTCAATAGATCGAAACGTGGCTGCCAGCCATGCCCAGGTGACGCTGCCAACAGTCAGGTGAGGGTTCTGCCTCATAATATCCTGC containing:
- a CDS encoding prepilin-type N-terminal cleavage/methylation domain-containing protein; amino-acid sequence: MAQIQPSTDCGSNGLTLVEILVAMLILSILTGGLYSFFASEQRAYERAYLVQERDQNLRFAMNTLKRELTEAGCYAAGDTLVQHLSDWIPDAFIVNSPLRVRMDHNPKITLGEENEPDMISFLSTVPTNSNPTTLFLPASGTRLTTVLSESKLKEQFMPGDIFRLGEEPVYARVTGIVKKELEIDTDPALLGNQPCEKYFPAGTVIGEISMVTYTVFNAVNDPQFRRHTKGRPVLKRRVNSGGFQPVAENILDMQLGVEADGCIRVSLTGQTDATSLPGTAMAEGGVITRTCRVRLRNLSQIGIGSECPLPALPENVNVAAALDENNPCRISLTWDPVSLDAEGESLDENTCCVTGYRVFFDVAPQAFGYSMDVAADSELNVTLDVRAIPADVYYVSVAAVNDGGLGEKTAEIRVRDLFAPPAPSGLSAVLNADESVSLAWEAPLSCDLAGFHVVRKIGVLGDDLRISNGLIPSHTLLFTDTSPPAGETSRYTVLAEDHGFNVSAPSEAATLFIPDAPPPESP
- a CDS encoding type II secretion system protein, with product MRAILKKNDQLAMTMLELIIALAVLASLSAVVLPWFFHTTLPRYRLKHAAQRLVCDMLYAKMRAAATNRQHRIIFDVHENTYRLESGDRSSQSTAWHSEAREGRFSDPQNDAYFPGVRIIAATQDQIIFSPTGAQTLMSITLAQARDQRIKISAAIAGQLRMERSN
- a CDS encoding LysM domain-containing protein, producing the protein MIDKEFNKEFNDEPGMMRPDEEENYFEPNPYESSKRRNRSVSQKFFSRAETPFIVIGALLLLFILIFLVFSRKDATDETEPKFALLEERLARLEEQMATIPEINGVVGKLEKQVAISERYADRFEHMEASITMMTDKLARDLAELKKVSSQPVKKDAPAPAPVRAEKRPAPVSKPVYHVVSAKETLYSISRRYNSTVDELRRLNKLSENDAIQPGQKLVVKIGNGKK